The Candidatus Binatus sp. DNA segment GGCAGTAAGCGATTATCTGCTTGTCGCGCGGCAGTTTGCTCAGCCGGCGCTGAAGCTCCTTAGTCGGGACATTGATAGCGCCCGGCAGATGGCCGGCGGCGAACTCCTCGGCCGGGCGGACATCGATGATCGTAACCGTATCTTTCCTGATCCGGCGACGAAGTTCTTCGCGCGAGACCGGCTCAAGGGGATCGCGCTCGTGGAAGTATTTTTGGGCGATTACTGACATCTGTGCCAGGTTACGCTCGGCAATCTGCCGCAGTATCGCAAGCACCGCGACCGCCGCCTGGTCGCTTAGCTGATAGACGACGCGATGCGCGTCCTTGCGCGAGGTGACCAAGCCGGCCCGTTGCAAGCGATGGAGATGCTGAGAGGTGTTGCCGAGCTTGAGCCCGGCCGCCGAGGCGAGG contains these protein-coding regions:
- a CDS encoding metalloregulator ArsR/SmtB family transcription factor; protein product: MITTSPGNASPAPEHLVLEQLAIVARALAQPHRLLLLTILAQGERSVETLASAAGLKLGNTSQHLHRLQRAGLVTSRKDAHRVVYQLSDQAAVAVLAILRQIAERNLAQMSVIAQKYFHERDPLEPVSREELRRRIRKDTVTIIDVRPAEEFAAGHLPGAINVPTKELQRRLSKLPRDKQIIAYCRGPYCLMSYEAVETLRRRGFKAMRLQDGYPEWKAAGFPVKAEHAP